From Pseudodesulfovibrio sp. S3, a single genomic window includes:
- a CDS encoding 6-hydroxymethylpterin diphosphokinase MptE-like protein, giving the protein MNAYPFLKDNIEYLQSKGNPIIQWLSSQQYQQDALVEKLFINEFGLHDWRMDNGKGMFASLPPDGLYAGWLHPEKAGTSATFVVGANVGYGVNHLLTNTPDTHKVMLLEPNPEILLACLSQTDYRPYFDNKKFHLLVPDQGFLTEVIKNLDLQFIYGQIHLKSDIPSRQLGPEYARWATIIKHKLENFSLELSTMRHRQDVMVGNEINNFARAMNDGSLKPMEGKGNGVGAVILGAGPSLETMALQLKENPGHVLYTCALQTVPSLQTLGIKPHLCAAIDYDVSMLKVFERLDPDFVQDIPLIYSTKIDPMVLKRYPGPTLPLWTIGGMGTYVLKERDLVLDAGGNVSVTLSRFLRHCGVNHLLLAGQDYAWLNGRSHSGGHHNHTTDMKMRPYHQTTRNMDGEEILTTIQYMSAKRELEDDLKSASFPVYNLYGGGVPIENTKAVDIQTAYNEGILASAPGSVDRFLTELMSCRKNVPPFRTEPRSPMWTTSMRNAEKHLAKLFKNLKANQQDIQTTMNRIEMFIKQDPLYMPYLFNETLDMAGLTRAKFKYEAGDLGEFKRIARNILKKVREIDRKVCILESKQAVA; this is encoded by the coding sequence ATGAACGCGTACCCGTTTCTGAAAGACAACATAGAGTATCTCCAAAGCAAGGGAAACCCCATAATCCAGTGGCTTTCCAGCCAGCAATACCAGCAGGACGCTCTGGTTGAAAAACTTTTCATCAATGAATTCGGCCTGCATGATTGGCGCATGGACAACGGCAAGGGCATGTTCGCCTCCCTGCCGCCGGACGGACTCTATGCGGGCTGGCTGCACCCGGAAAAGGCCGGAACCTCGGCCACCTTCGTCGTCGGTGCCAACGTGGGCTACGGTGTCAACCACCTGCTCACCAATACGCCGGACACCCACAAGGTCATGTTGCTTGAACCCAACCCGGAAATACTCCTCGCCTGCCTCAGCCAGACCGACTATCGCCCCTATTTCGATAACAAAAAATTTCATCTTCTGGTGCCGGACCAGGGCTTCCTGACCGAAGTCATCAAGAACCTCGACCTCCAGTTCATCTACGGCCAGATTCACCTGAAAAGCGATATACCCAGCCGCCAACTCGGGCCGGAATATGCGCGCTGGGCCACGATCATCAAACACAAGCTGGAAAACTTCTCCCTGGAACTTTCCACCATGCGCCACCGCCAGGATGTCATGGTCGGCAACGAAATCAACAACTTTGCCCGCGCCATGAACGACGGCAGCCTCAAGCCCATGGAAGGCAAGGGCAATGGGGTTGGCGCGGTCATCCTGGGTGCCGGACCGAGCCTGGAGACCATGGCCCTCCAACTCAAGGAAAACCCCGGTCACGTGCTTTACACCTGCGCGCTCCAGACCGTCCCCTCGTTGCAGACGCTGGGCATCAAACCACACCTGTGCGCTGCCATCGACTACGACGTGTCCATGCTCAAGGTGTTCGAACGGCTGGACCCGGATTTCGTACAGGACATCCCGCTCATATACTCCACCAAGATCGACCCCATGGTGCTGAAACGATATCCCGGCCCCACCCTGCCCCTGTGGACCATCGGCGGCATGGGAACATACGTGCTCAAGGAGCGGGATCTGGTCCTCGACGCGGGCGGCAACGTCTCCGTCACCCTGTCGCGCTTCCTGCGCCACTGCGGCGTGAACCACCTGCTCCTGGCAGGACAGGATTACGCATGGTTGAACGGCCGGTCCCACTCGGGCGGCCACCACAACCACACCACCGACATGAAGATGCGACCCTACCACCAGACAACCCGCAACATGGACGGCGAAGAGATCCTGACCACTATTCAATATATGTCCGCCAAGCGCGAACTGGAAGACGACCTCAAATCCGCTTCGTTCCCGGTGTACAACCTGTACGGCGGGGGCGTGCCCATCGAAAACACCAAGGCGGTAGACATCCAAACCGCCTATAACGAAGGTATCCTGGCCTCGGCTCCGGGCAGCGTGGACCGGTTCCTGACCGAACTCATGTCCTGCCGCAAAAACGTCCCGCCATTCAGGACCGAACCGCGTTCCCCCATGTGGACCACGTCCATGCGCAACGCGGAAAAGCACCTCGCCAAGCTCTTCAAAAACCTCAAGGCCAACCAGCAGGACATCCAGACGACCATGAACCGCATCGAAATGTTCATCAAACAGGACCCGCTCTACATGCCGTACCTGTTCAACGAGACCCTGGACATGGC